TGCCCGCGGCCTTCGGTCCTGTGGCGGGGCCCGGCGCGCTGGCGGAGACCGACCTGAAGGAAGCTGCGCTCCGGGCGCCCGGGACCGACGGCGTCGACCTGGCCTCGGAGGTGACCACCCCTGAGCCCTACACCGTCGGGGACGGACCTCTGAGGGTCGTCGCGTACGACTTCGGGATCAAGACGGCCATCCTCGACCATCTGGGGAGGCTGGCGACCGTCGACGTCGTGCCCGCTTCGACTCCGGCGGCCGAGGTACTGGCGCGCAAGCCGGATGGGGTGTTCCTGTCCAACGGCCCCGGCGACCCGGCGGCCGTCGGATACGCCGTCGAGTCCATCCGGGGGTTGCTCGGCGAAGTGCCCGTCTTCGGCATCTGCCTGGGTCACCAGCTGATGGCTACGGCACTGGGAGCGCGGACCTACAAGCTTCCGTTCGGCCACCACGGGGGTAACCACCCCGTGCGGCGGATCTCGACCGGGTCGGTGGAGATCACCAGCCAGAACCACAACTACGCGGTCGTGGACGGTTCCGTCCAGGGGGCCGACGTGTCCCATGTGAACCTCAACGACGGGGTCGTCGAAGGCCTCGCCTGCCGTGACATACCTGCGTTCAGCGTGCAGTACCACCCCGAAGCCGGGCCGGGTCCCCACGATGCGAGCTACCTGTTCGACGAGTTCCAGTCGCTGATGGAGAAGTCGCGCTGATGCCGCGCCGCGACGACATCCACAGCATCCTCGTCATCGGCAGCGGCCCGATCGTCATCGGCCAGGCGTGCGAGTTCGACTACTCCGGCACCCAGGCATGCCGCGCCCTTTCGGCCGAGGGATACCGGGTGATCCTCGCCAACTCGAACCCGGCGACGATCATGACCGACCCCGAATTCGCGCACCGCACCTACATCGAACCGCTCACGCCGGACGTGCTCGAAGCGATCGTCGAGCGCGAACGCCCCGATGTCGTCCTGCCGACACTGGGCGGCCAGACGGCGCTCAACCTGGCGATGGCGCTTCACGAGCGCGGAACGTTCGAGCGCTTCGGTGTCGAGATGATCGGCGCCAAGGCCGAGGCGATCGCCACCGCCGAGGACCGCGAGCGTTTCAAGGAGGCCATGACCGAGATCGGCCTGACCGTGCCCGAATCGGGTTTCGCGTACACCCTCCCGGAGGCGCTGGACATCGGTGACGGCATCGGGTACCCGCTCATCGTCCGGCCGTCGTACATCCTCGGCGGGGCGGGCACCGGTATCGCCTTCGATCACGACGATCTCGAACGGATAGCGGCGGTAGGGCTCGCGGCGAGCCCGATTTCCGAGATCCTCGTCGAGCGATCCATCGCCGGGTGGAAGGAATACGAGCTCGAGGTCATGCGCGACTGCGCGGACAACTGCGTGATCATCTGCTCGATCGAGAACTTCGATCCGATGGGCGTTCACACCGGCGACTCGATCACGGTCGCGCCGGCGCAGACCCTGTCGGATCGCGAGTACCAGGTAATGCGCGACGCCGCGTTCGCGTGCATCCGCCGCATCGGCGTCGAGACGGGCGGATCCAACATCCAGTTCGCCGTGAACCCGGCGACCGGCGAGCAGGTCGTCATCGAGATG
The sequence above is a segment of the Acidimicrobiales bacterium genome. Coding sequences within it:
- the carA gene encoding glutamine-hydrolyzing carbamoyl-phosphate synthase small subunit, with the translated sequence MGPVEGLLVLADGTVFEGEAIGWWPEQPVPATGEVVFNTTLTGYQEVLTDPSYAGQIVCFTYPHIGNYGVTRQDNESRRAFCRGLIVREVAPRPSSWRSEQTLGEFLQAERLPGMAGLDTRRLTRHIREAGAMPAAFGPVAGPGALAETDLKEAALRAPGTDGVDLASEVTTPEPYTVGDGPLRVVAYDFGIKTAILDHLGRLATVDVVPASTPAAEVLARKPDGVFLSNGPGDPAAVGYAVESIRGLLGEVPVFGICLGHQLMATALGARTYKLPFGHHGGNHPVRRISTGSVEITSQNHNYAVVDGSVQGADVSHVNLNDGVVEGLACRDIPAFSVQYHPEAGPGPHDASYLFDEFQSLMEKSR